tataattaaatacatactaatatttatattgaggtaataataattatagttttgtttttataaatatatatatatatatatatttatttatttatttatatttatattaacaaaaatattataatcttcattaatttaatttggacagcataatatataaatacgattttacaaaaaataatttattatatcatctatgtatataaaaaatataaagtCTCCACATTAATccattttaaaataaatatttaattattatttattaattatgaactattaattattttttcttgaatttattaaataataaggttatatttaaaaaataatataaatattttattatatatttagtattattattttatataatattatatattaattttattttattattttattattattttttttttttttttttttttttttggttgTAAAAAATAGAACATTTGTTTTGAATCTAAAAAAAAGGGGAATACTGCGGTGAATAATTAAACATTGTatctaaatatattttaaaagaatcatttataaattattaaattaataatacatatatattatatatatatgaatattttttttcatcttctcctttccttttatatatatattgtattttttttttttttttttgtatatactataaataataaataaataatattattcttcatatatattattaatatatatatcataatgatattataaattttcaatataaatatacaaaaataaaagatgtttttatataaaatgaaaatattacttttaatgttattttataataatacattaaaaatatagaatattagatatttttgcatacatttattatattattatttcttttatgaAATATTCAATTTTTATACCTATAGatgtataattataatattatatataattataaatatataataatatattgtaagtaattataattcatttatcccatttcataatatataacattcattttatgttacccttaaaaaaaaaaattataaaattaaaataatacatttttataattcatGTATCttaatctttttttttttttttattttattttattataaataggtatatatttttctttcatttatatatatatatataatatatatatatatatgtatatttctatgaattattttactaatattttttttttaatttatatttttttaataagattatattaaaaaaattgataaaatattaatattttattagataatataacatttattcatataaaaaaaaaaaaataaaataataataaattattaattataaaaataattaatttatatattttttttctttaaaaaaaagaaaaaaagaaaaattttaaatatccataataaagaaattattagttttttcttttaatatcttatatgatatataaatatatatttttgtatatttgtatatatttttttaattttttttttttttttttttatttagaAAATTTAAGCAATTTTCTCCCTGTCCATATCCGAAAAAATaattgaaatatatattttaattatttatattttttctatatattgTTGCTGAGTTTATTTATAGTTTGTTGTTagaatttattttctaaatttTGAGTTTTCTGgtttattaaatatttctatatatatatataNNNNNNNNNNNNNNNNNNNNNNNNNNNNNNNNNNNNNNNNNNNNNNNNNNNNNNNNNNNNNNNNNNNNNNNNNNNNNNNNNNNNNNNNNNNNNNNNNNNNatatatttatttatttatttattttttttttatttattttttttttatttattttttttttccttttgttttatttataaagaTGACTTTATCAATAAAAGACGATTTTTCAAGCGCTTTTGCGAAAAATGAATCAGCTGTTAATAGTTCtacatttaataataatatgaaaacATGGAAGATTCAGAAACGATTTCAAATATTATAcgtgttttttttcttattgATTACCGGAgcattattttattatcttatagataatgtattattcccaaaaaataaaaagataaatgAAATTATGAACACCTCAAAACATGTAATAATTGGATTTAGTATTGAAAATTCTCATGACAGAATTATGAAAACAGTAAAACAACACagattaaaaaattatattaaagaaTCCTTGAAATTTTTCAAAACAGGACTTACACAAAAACCATATTTAGGCAATGCTGGTGATAGTGTAACATTATATGATGTAGCTAATGTAATGTGTTATGGAGAAGCTCAAATTGGAGATAATAAACAAAAGTTTGCTTTTATTTTTGACACAGGCTCAGCAAATTTATGGGTTCCAAGTTCTCAATGTAATACTATTGGCtgtaaaacaaaaaatCTTTATGATTCTAACAAATCCAAAACATATGAAAAAGATGGTACTAAAGTAGAAATGAATTATGTATCTGGAACAGTAAGCGGATTTTTCAGTAAAGATATAGTTACTATAGCAAATTTATCATTCCCCTATAAATTTATTGAAGTTACAGATACCAATGGTTTCGAACCAGCTTATACCTTAGGACAATTTGATGGTATAATAGGTTTAGGATGGAAATATTTGGCTATAGGTTCAGTAGATCCTGTTGTTgtagaattaaaaaatcaaaataaaatcgAACAAGCCGTTTTTACCTTTTATTTACCATTTGATGATAAACACAAAGGTTATTTAACCATAGGAGGTATTGAAGATAGATTTTATGAAGGTCAATTAActtatgaaaaattaaaccACGATTTATATTGGCAAGTTGATTTAGATGTACATTTTGGTAATTTAACTATGGA
This is a stretch of genomic DNA from Plasmodium reichenowi strain SY57 chromosome 14, whole genome shotgun sequence. It encodes these proteins:
- a CDS encoding plasmepsin I; the encoded protein is MTLSIKDDFSSAFAKNESAVNSSTFNNNMKTWKIQKRFQILYVFFFLLITGALFYYLIDNVLFPKNKKINEIMNTSKHVIIGFSIENSHDRIMKTVKQHRLKNYIKESLKFFKTGLTQKPYLGNAGDSVTLYDVANVMCYGEAQIGDNKQKFAFIFDTGSANLWVPSSQCNTIGCKTKNLYDSNKSKTYEKDGTKVEMNYVSGTVSGFFSKDIVTIANLSFPYKFIEVTDTNGFEPAYTLGQFDGIIGLGWKYLAIGSVDPVVVELKNQNKIEQAVFTFYLPFDDKHKGYLTIGGIEDRFYEGQLTYEKLNHDLYWQVDLDVHFGNLTMEKANVVVDSGTSSITAPTEFFNKFFEGLDVVKIPFLPLYITTCNNPKLPTLEFRSATNDYTLEPQYYLQQIFDFGISLCMLSILPVDLDKNTFILGDPFMRKYFTVFDYDNHTVGFALAKKKL